From Carya illinoinensis cultivar Pawnee chromosome 5, C.illinoinensisPawnee_v1, whole genome shotgun sequence, one genomic window encodes:
- the LOC122309812 gene encoding serine carboxypeptidase-like 45: MLSLLPWKTIIMAVALLQLYFFIEAESFPSLFDRIDRLPGQPQVGFQQYSGYVTVDDKKQRALFYYFAEAEVDPASKPLVLWLNGGPGCSSLGVGAFSENGPFRPRGDVLVGNQYSWNREANMLYLESPIGVGFSYATDSSSDETVNDKITARDNLVFLRKWFDRFPLYRNRSLFITGESYAGHYVPQLAELMLQYNKKEKLFNLKGIALGNPVLEFATDFNSRAEYFWSHGLISDSTYKLFTSVCNYSRYVSEYYRGNVSSICSRVMRQVSGETSRFVDKYDVTLDVCVSSVFSQSKVLSPQQVGETIDVCVEDEIVNYLNRRDVQMALHARLVGVRQWAVCSNILDYELLDLEIPTISIIGKFIKAGIPVLVYSGDQDSVIPLTGSRTLVHRLAEELGLKTTVPYRVWFEGQQVGGWTQVYGNILSFATIRGASHEAPFSQPERSLVLFKSFLVGQPLPAAF; encoded by the exons ATGCTTTCTCTACTACCATGGAAAACCATAATAATGGCTGTAGCTTTGCTTCAgctatattttttcatagaaGCAGAATCTTTTCCTTCTCTGTTTGATAGAATTGACAGGTTACCTGGTCAACCTCAAGTCGGGTTCCAGCAGTATTCGGGTTATGTGACCGTTGACGATAAAAAACAGAGAGCTCTGTTTTACTACTTTGCTGAAGCAGAGGTGGATCCAGCGTCCAAACCTCTTGTTCTCTGGCTTAATGGAG GACCTGGTTGTTCTTCTTTAGGAGTGGGGGCATTTTCTGAAAATGGACCATTTAGGCCTCGTGGGGACGTCCTTGTCGGGAACCAATATAGCTGGAACAGAG AAGCAAATATGTTGTATTTGGAGTCACCTATTGGAGTTGGTTTCTCTTATGCAACTGATTCCTCCTCTGATGAGACTGTAAACGACAAGATCACAG CAAGGGACAATCTGGTgttcttgagaaaatggtttgaTAGATTCCCACTATACAGGAACAGAAGTTTGTTCATTACGGGGGAGAGCTATGCTG GTCATTATGTTCCCCAACTAGCAGAACTCATGCTTCAATacaacaagaaggagaagtTGTTCAATTTGAAAGGCATTGCT TTGGGTAATCCGGTTCTAGAATTCGCCACAGACTTCAATTCAAGGGCCGAGTACTTCTGGTCTCATGGATTGATATCAGACTCGACATACAAATTATTCACTTCCGTCTGTAACTATTCTCGGTATGTGAGTGAATATTACAGAGGCAATGTTTCTTCTATTTGTTCAAGGGTGATGAGACAAGTTAGTGGAGAAACCAGTAGATTTGTGGACAAGTATGACGTTACCCTTGATGTCTGTGTATCATCTGTGTTCTCACAATCCAAAGTCCTCAGTCCTCAG CAAGTTGGCGAGACAATAGATGTCTGCGTGGAAGATGAAATAGTGAATTATCTAAACAGAAGAGACGTGCAGATGGCTCTTCATGCACGTCTTGTAGGAGTACGTCAATGGGCAGTTTGCAGCAA TATCCTCGATTATGAGCTGCTTGACTTGGAAATTCCAACGATCTCAATCATCGGAAAATTCATTAAGGCAGGAATTCCGGTCTTGGTTTACAG TGGCGACCAAGATTCTGTCATCCCTTTGACTGGAAGTCGAACTTTAGTTCATAGACTAGCGGAGGAATTAGGACTGAAGACTACTGTGCCGTACAGAGTTTGGTTTGAAGGGCAGCAG GTTGGTGGCTGGACTCAAGTTTATGGTAATATTCTTTCATTTGCCACCATCAGAGGGGCGTCCCATGAAGCTCCATTCTCACAGCCAGAGCGATCACTTGTGTTGTTCAAGTCATTTTTAGTCGGCCAGCCTCTTCCAGCAGCATTTTGA
- the LOC122310841 gene encoding coiled-coil domain-containing protein SCD2-like isoform X2 codes for MDRKPTDSPVYVRQWSSESSTTGSNQSSPSRPAHARSSSATTFSTVKRTQNFAAKAAAQRLAQVMASQTTADEDDDEDEDDLGFRYSAPPPISLSRTVNSPTNATKKPEVTSIRTNRSPSPALARNSVEATPSVRLTSAGGPSMLSRAAVPLAPPNKAPLRSAVSLPSGEPPEIMQLKKRFSSDMEHFKSRDSGDQRDASALRDELDMLQEENENILEKLRLEEERCEESEARVKELEKQVAALGEGVSLEAKLLSRKEAALRQREAALKDAKNSKDGEDKEIVSLQAEAVNAKDEAEAAVKQLHGAESEVKSLRSMTQRMTLTQKEMEEVVLKRCWLARYWGLAAKYGICADIAMSKYEHWSSLAPLPFEIVLSAGQKAKEEGWAKGNDDPEKRSKVQDFNDLTGEGNIESMLSVEMGLKELASLKVEEAIVLSLAQQRRPNSARLSISDMKSPSDPKFMEAFELSAEESEDVLFKEAWLTYFWRRAKAHGIEEDIAKDRLQFWINRSGHSPTSHDAVDVEQGLMELRKLGIGQRLWEASRKEIDQDSSSLIARKAAL; via the exons ATGGACCGGAAACCAACTGACAGCCCGGTCTACGTCCGGCAATGGAGCAGCGAGTCCAGTACCACCGGCTCTAACCAGTCATCCCCCTCGCGGCCTGCACACGCGCGATCCTCCTCCGCTACCACCTTCTCCACCGTCAAGCGCACTCAGAACTTCGCCGCCAAAGCCGCGGCTCAGCGCCTCGCTCAGGTCATGGCCTCCCAGACCACCGCCGACGAGGACGACGACGAAGACGAGGACGACCTAGGCTTCCGTTACAGTGCTCCTCCGCCTATCTCTCTCTCGAGGACCGTCAACAGCCCTACCAACGCTACTAAAAAGCCCGAGGTTACGTCTATCAGGACCAATAGATCTCCTTCACCTGCG ttGGCTCGGAACTCTGTGGAGGCAACTCCATCAGTTCGCTTGACGTCAGCTGGAGGGCCATCGATGTTGTCTCGTGCGGCGGTGCCATTGGCACCACCAAATAAAGCACCATTGAGGAGTGCGGTTTCTCTGCCATCAGGAGAGCCACCTGAAATTATGCAACTCAAAAAAAG ATTCTCATCAGATATGGAACATTTTAAATCTAGAGATTCTGGAGATCAACGTGATGCTTCTGCACTTCGTGACGAA CTTGATATGCTACAAGAagagaatgagaatattcttgAGAAG CTTAGACTCGAGGAAGAGAGATGTGAAGAATCAGAAGCCAGAGTTAAGGAGCTTGAGAAACAG GTTGCTGCTCTTGGAGAAGGTGTATCTTTGGAAGCTAAACTCTTGAGCAG AAAGGAAGCTGCACTGCGTCAAAGAGAG GCTGCacttaaagatgcaaaaaaTTCCAAGGATGGAGAAGATAAGGAAATTGTTTCCCTTCAAGCTGAAGCTGTG AATGCAAAAGATGAGGCTGAAGCCGCTGTGAAACAGCTTCATGGAGCTGAATCTGAAGTAAAATCACTTCGATCGATGACACAAAGAATGACACTGACTCAGAAAGAGATG GAAGAAGTTGTTCTTAAGAGGTGTTGGCTTGCTCGTTACTGGGGCTTAGCTGCAAAATATG GTATCTGTGCAGATATTGCAATGTCAAAGTATGAACACTGGTCATCCTTAGCACCTCTTCCATTTGAGATTGTCCTTTCTGCTGGACAAAAGGCCAAGGAGGAGGGTTGGGCAAAAG GTAACGATGATCCTGAGAAAAGGAGCAAAGTTCAGGACTTCAATGATTTAACTGGGGAAGGAAATATTGAGAGTATGCTTTCTGTGGAAATGGGGTTGAAAGAGCTTGCTTCCTTAAAG GTTGAGGAGGCCATTGTGCTCTCACTGGCCCAACAGCGGCGTCCAAATTCTGCTCGACTATCTATTTCAG ATATGAAATCACCAAGTGATCCCAAGTTTATGGAGGCATTTG AACTAAGCGCAGAGGAGTCCGAGGATGTTCTATTCAAGGAG GCATGGCTTACATATTTTTGGAGAAGAGCCAAAGCTCATGGCATAGAGGAGGACATTGCAAAAGATCGTCTTCAGTTTTGGATTAACCGCAGTGGCCATTCACCAACTTCACATGATGCTGTTGATG TGGAGCAAGGTCTTATGGAGCTCAGGAAATTGGGGATTGGGCAACGACTTTGGGAAGCATCTCGGAAAGAAATCGACCAAGATTCTTCCTCTTTGATTGCACGGAAAGCTGCTTTATAA
- the LOC122310841 gene encoding coiled-coil domain-containing protein SCD2-like isoform X1 produces MDRKPTDSPVYVRQWSSESSTTGSNQSSPSRPAHARSSSATTFSTVKRTQNFAAKAAAQRLAQVMASQTTADEDDDEDEDDLGFRYSAPPPISLSRTVNSPTNATKKPEVTSIRTNRSPSPALARNSVEATPSVRLTSAGGPSMLSRAAVPLAPPNKAPLRSAVSLPSGEPPEIMQLKKRFSSDMEHFKSRDSGDQRDASALRDELDMLQEENENILEKLRLEEERCEESEARVKELEKQVAALGEGVSLEAKLLSRKEAALRQREAALKDAKNSKDGEDKEIVSLQAEAVNAKDEAEAAVKQLHGAESEVKSLRSMTQRMTLTQKEMEEVVLKRCWLARYWGLAAKYGICADIAMSKYEHWSSLAPLPFEIVLSAGQKAKEEGWAKAGNDDPEKRSKVQDFNDLTGEGNIESMLSVEMGLKELASLKVEEAIVLSLAQQRRPNSARLSISDMKSPSDPKFMEAFELSAEESEDVLFKEAWLTYFWRRAKAHGIEEDIAKDRLQFWINRSGHSPTSHDAVDVEQGLMELRKLGIGQRLWEASRKEIDQDSSSLIARKAAL; encoded by the exons ATGGACCGGAAACCAACTGACAGCCCGGTCTACGTCCGGCAATGGAGCAGCGAGTCCAGTACCACCGGCTCTAACCAGTCATCCCCCTCGCGGCCTGCACACGCGCGATCCTCCTCCGCTACCACCTTCTCCACCGTCAAGCGCACTCAGAACTTCGCCGCCAAAGCCGCGGCTCAGCGCCTCGCTCAGGTCATGGCCTCCCAGACCACCGCCGACGAGGACGACGACGAAGACGAGGACGACCTAGGCTTCCGTTACAGTGCTCCTCCGCCTATCTCTCTCTCGAGGACCGTCAACAGCCCTACCAACGCTACTAAAAAGCCCGAGGTTACGTCTATCAGGACCAATAGATCTCCTTCACCTGCG ttGGCTCGGAACTCTGTGGAGGCAACTCCATCAGTTCGCTTGACGTCAGCTGGAGGGCCATCGATGTTGTCTCGTGCGGCGGTGCCATTGGCACCACCAAATAAAGCACCATTGAGGAGTGCGGTTTCTCTGCCATCAGGAGAGCCACCTGAAATTATGCAACTCAAAAAAAG ATTCTCATCAGATATGGAACATTTTAAATCTAGAGATTCTGGAGATCAACGTGATGCTTCTGCACTTCGTGACGAA CTTGATATGCTACAAGAagagaatgagaatattcttgAGAAG CTTAGACTCGAGGAAGAGAGATGTGAAGAATCAGAAGCCAGAGTTAAGGAGCTTGAGAAACAG GTTGCTGCTCTTGGAGAAGGTGTATCTTTGGAAGCTAAACTCTTGAGCAG AAAGGAAGCTGCACTGCGTCAAAGAGAG GCTGCacttaaagatgcaaaaaaTTCCAAGGATGGAGAAGATAAGGAAATTGTTTCCCTTCAAGCTGAAGCTGTG AATGCAAAAGATGAGGCTGAAGCCGCTGTGAAACAGCTTCATGGAGCTGAATCTGAAGTAAAATCACTTCGATCGATGACACAAAGAATGACACTGACTCAGAAAGAGATG GAAGAAGTTGTTCTTAAGAGGTGTTGGCTTGCTCGTTACTGGGGCTTAGCTGCAAAATATG GTATCTGTGCAGATATTGCAATGTCAAAGTATGAACACTGGTCATCCTTAGCACCTCTTCCATTTGAGATTGTCCTTTCTGCTGGACAAAAGGCCAAGGAGGAGGGTTGGGCAAAAG CAGGTAACGATGATCCTGAGAAAAGGAGCAAAGTTCAGGACTTCAATGATTTAACTGGGGAAGGAAATATTGAGAGTATGCTTTCTGTGGAAATGGGGTTGAAAGAGCTTGCTTCCTTAAAG GTTGAGGAGGCCATTGTGCTCTCACTGGCCCAACAGCGGCGTCCAAATTCTGCTCGACTATCTATTTCAG ATATGAAATCACCAAGTGATCCCAAGTTTATGGAGGCATTTG AACTAAGCGCAGAGGAGTCCGAGGATGTTCTATTCAAGGAG GCATGGCTTACATATTTTTGGAGAAGAGCCAAAGCTCATGGCATAGAGGAGGACATTGCAAAAGATCGTCTTCAGTTTTGGATTAACCGCAGTGGCCATTCACCAACTTCACATGATGCTGTTGATG TGGAGCAAGGTCTTATGGAGCTCAGGAAATTGGGGATTGGGCAACGACTTTGGGAAGCATCTCGGAAAGAAATCGACCAAGATTCTTCCTCTTTGATTGCACGGAAAGCTGCTTTATAA